A single genomic interval of Coccidioides posadasii str. Silveira chromosome 1, complete sequence harbors:
- a CDS encoding uncharacterized protein (EggNog:ENOG410PKWP~COG:P~TransMembrane:11 (i180-201o262-285i297-315o335-352i364-388o400-420i441-459o474-493i531-554o560-582i626-649o)~BUSCO:1931at33183), translating into MSINTSGSGNWPDPPEQSSSRGAEQSNNDDASGYDVLNNTVRASPATAAEPLSEPISFKRKQKSPVRFGLYNPFSWNSPPAARSPSRPGSSQNANEEALRDIPASSPPGSRQNGVDAGNKVGGPLDWYIEGPGRRVGYDNLTAIDWIFEYTKERQRIRHLRSGGKGVLGHLRQLLDAGHVWAVLIATGIVVGVLAACIDIASSWLGDLKVGFCRSGEEGGRFYLNKSFCCWGYEDLSQCRHWTPWSKALHVGSKGGGYVVEYIFFTFYSILFAGIASFLVTSYAIHAKHSGIPEIKTVLGGFVIENFMGLWTLMIKSLGLCLSVASGMWLGKEGPLVHVACCCANIIMKPLDSLNHNEARKREVLSAAAAAGISVAFGSPIGGVLFSLEQLSYYFPDKTMWQSFVCAMVAAVTLHALDPFRTGKIVLYQVEHSQGFHRFEIFPFIFLGILGGLYGGLFIKLNMRVARWRKSRRVSFPVLEVLIVALITAVVNFPNILMRVQLSELVYYLFADCKEIPNNPLGLCKTGVSSLGVVGLLLSAAALGFFLAIFTFGLDIPAGIILPSLAIGALYGRAVGIVFDVWQKKHPKFFLFANCEPDVPCVTPGMYAIIGAASALGGATRMTVSIVVIMFELTGALNYAIPIMIAVMLSKWCGDTFGKRGVYESWIHLNDYPFLDQKDDTPPPDIPVSQVMTNVNDLTLITAVGHTIESLTNLLKTTSYRGYPVVSDTANPLLLGYISRNELSYALKTATSRTSHNLTPETQAYFSHQPFADPLETLDLRPWMDQTPITMNSRASFQIVLDMFQRLGLRYVLFVNRGDLEGFLTKKDIWYILEGVRNRRNEGFEDVVLGEGQTEEQQGLLHASADHLPEYSHIERRTSL; encoded by the exons CAGGATCCGGCAACTGGCCAGACCCACCCGAACAGTCAAGCAGCCGCGGCGCAGAGCAGTCCAACAACGACGATGCTTCGGGATACGACGTCCTGAACAATACAGTGCGAGCTTCTCCTGCAACTGCAGCAGAACCATTAAGTGAACC AATCTCGTTCAAACGCAAGCAAAAATCTCCGGTTCGATTCGGTCTATACAATCCATTTTCTTGGAATAGTCCTCCAGCTGCCCGTTCTCCTTCCCGCCCAGGATCAAGTCAAAATGCCAATGAAGAGGCCCTACGCGACATTCCTGCGTCGAGCCCTCCCGGATCGAGGCAAAACGGGGTCGATGCAGGCAATAAAGTTGGAGGCCCGTTGGATTGGTATATCGAAGGCCCAGGGCGAAGAGTAGGATACGACAACCTTACTGCGATAGATTGGATATTTGAGTATACAAAGGAGCGCCAGAGGATACGACACCTTCGCTCTGGTGGCAAAGGCGTTCTGGGGCATCTTCGGCAACTATTAGATGCTGGTCATGTGTGGGCAGTCTTGATCGCCACTGGAATCGTGGTAGGCGTCCTGGCAGCCTGTATAGATATTGCGAGCAGTTGGCTTGGAGATCTTAAAGTTGGTTTTTGTCGAAGCGGAGAAGAAGGGGGACGATTTTACCTCAATAAAAGCTTCTGCTGCTGGGGCTATGAAG ACTTGTCCCAGTGTCGGCATTGGACTCCATGGAGCAAAGCATTGCACGTGGGTTCGAAAGGCGGAGGTTATGTCGTTGAgtatatcttctttactttttatTCT ATTCTATTCGCAGGAATCGCAAGCTTCCTTGTCACGTCCTACGCAATCCATGCCAAACACAGCGGGATTCCGGAAATTAAAACCGTCCTTGGTGGTTTCGTCATTGAAAACTTTATGGGACTATGGACATTGATGATCAAGTCACTTGGCTTG TGTCTCTCAGTGGCTTCCGGAATGTGGCTCGGAAAAGAAGGCCCATTAGTGCATGTTGCATGCTGCTGTGCGAACATCATCATGAAGCCGTTGGATAGCTTAAACCATAATGAAG CCAGGAAACGCGAAGTCCTCTCGGCCGCCGCTGCAGCAGGCATTTCAGTTGCATTTGGGTCTCCCATCGGGGGAGTCCTGTTTAGTTTAGAG CAACTATCATACTACTTTCCGGACAAAACGATGTGGCAAAGTTTTGTTTGTGCTATGGTGGCTGCTGTGACGCTCCATGCCTTAGACCCCTTCCGAACGGGAAAAATCGTCCTTTACCAGGTTGAGCATTCTCAAGGCTTCCATCGCTTCGAGATATTCCCATTTATCTTCCTTGGAATATTGGGCGGCCTTTACGGAGGCCTTTTTATAAAGCTCAACATGAGAGTTGCCAGATGGCGCAAGTCTCGCAGAGTTTCCTTCCCGGTGTTGGAAGTCCTAATAGTTGCTTTAATCACTGCAGTCGTCAATTTCCCAAATATACTAATGCGGGTGCAATTATCCGAGTTAGTCTATTACCTCTTTGCGGATTGTAAGGAGATTCCTAATAACCCACTCGGCCTTTGCAAAACTGGAGTTTCTTCCCTGGGCGTGGTTGGATTGCTCCTTTCAGCCGCAGCGCTTGGATTCTTTCTCGCAATCTTTACCTTTGGCCTCGATATCCCTGCCGGGATTATTCTACCCTCTTTAGCAATCGGTGCACTTTACGGTCGAGCAGTCGGAATCGTCTTCGATGTCTGGCAAAAAAAGCACCCgaagttctttcttttcgCAAATTGCGAACCAGATGTCCCCTGTGTTACTCCAGGGATGTATGCAATCATTGGTGCCGCTTCCGCCCTTGGTGGTGCTACGAGGATGACAGTCTCGATCGTCGTCATTATGTTCGAATTAACCGGTGCTTTGAACTACGCGATCCCGATAATGATCGCTGTCATGCTGTCTAAGTGGTGCGGCGACACATTTGGAAAACGAGGTGTCTATGAATCCTGGATCCATTTGAACGACTACCCGTTCCTTGACCAAAAGGATGACACTCCGCCACCGGATATTCCCGTAAGCCAGGTTATGACCAATGTCAACGACCTTACATTGATCACAGCTGTGGGGCACACTATTGAATCACTTACAAATCTCCTAAAAACGACATCCTATCGCGGGTATCCTGTAGTCTCGGACACCGCCAACCCCCTCTTACTCGGCTATATTTCTCGTAACGAACTCTCCTACGCTTTGAAAACAGCGACCTCACGGACCTCGCATAATCTAACCCCTGAAACGCAAGCATATTTCTCTCACCAGCCATTCGCTGATCCTCTTGAGACCCTTGATCTCCGACCTTGGATGGATCAAACTCCTATTACGATGAATAGCCGTGCAAGTTTCCAAATCGTTTTAGATATGTTTCAAAGGCTCGGCCTACGATACGTCCTATTTGTGAATAGAGGAGATTTAGAAGGATTTTTAACGAAAAAGGATATATGGTACATCCTCGAAGGAGTCAGGAATCGGAGGAATGAAGGATTTGAAGATGTGGTGCTGGGGGAGGGGCAAACGGAAGAGCAGCAGGGGTTGCTGCATGCTTCGGCTGACCATCTTCCCGAGTACAGCCACATTGAGAGAAGAACTTCGTTGTAA